One Vallitalea pronyensis genomic region harbors:
- the feoB gene encoding ferrous iron transport protein B: MKIALTGNPNSGKTTMFNALTGKLEHVGNWAGVTVDKKVAKLKGHLKEKKSDEVMVVDLPGAYSMSPFTSEENITSDFVKGENPDVIINVVDASNLNRSLFFTTQLLELGIPVVVALNKTDMVQRSGLTIDIPRLKNLLNCEVIATSALKENGLKELASAAIRVGKRKGGQAAPKILEDHFQIKSKEDAKKADGLRFDFVNQITKKVEVRRVKSNTVTVADQVDRIIAHKWLGIPIFGLILWAVFYISQSWIGPLLAEYVEMGMEALTNGVAGALEGAGTNAFLTALIVDGIIGGVGAVLGFLPLIMVLFFFLSLLEDCGYMARVAVVMDRFFKLIGLSGKSIIPMVVGYGCAIPGVMATRTIKSQRQKRMTAMLTPFVPCGAKVPIIALFVAVFFPQSPWMAPVTYFVAILLIILVGLLAKRITKADTEVNYFMIELPEYRLPSFKRAILSMFDRAKGFIIKAGTIILVCNAAVFILQSFDFSFNLVGEEGVSSSMLAIIAQPVAFLFIPLGFGIWQFAAASVTGFIAKENVVATLAVCFALFGDNAESLLNTPGSTNVLIATGGLTAVSALSYMYFNLFTPPCFAAIGAMNAEMDSKKWLWAAIGVQFGVGYVIALLVNQIGTLIVYGELAEGFVASIIILAAVVVLLITLIKRHKDEGVAGINRSRQQKEIA; the protein is encoded by the coding sequence ATGAAGATTGCATTAACAGGAAACCCTAATAGTGGTAAAACAACGATGTTTAACGCATTAACAGGAAAGCTTGAGCATGTTGGTAACTGGGCTGGGGTAACAGTTGATAAAAAAGTTGCCAAACTAAAAGGACATCTGAAAGAAAAAAAATCCGATGAAGTGATGGTTGTGGATTTGCCTGGGGCATACTCCATGAGCCCTTTTACTTCTGAGGAGAATATCACAAGTGATTTTGTAAAGGGTGAAAACCCAGATGTGATTATCAATGTCGTTGATGCTTCAAATTTAAATCGAAGTTTATTCTTTACAACACAGTTATTGGAATTAGGTATTCCTGTTGTTGTTGCTCTCAATAAAACAGATATGGTCCAGCGAAGCGGCTTAACCATTGATATACCACGACTTAAGAACTTACTTAATTGTGAGGTTATTGCCACTTCTGCTTTGAAGGAAAATGGACTTAAGGAATTGGCTTCAGCTGCTATTCGAGTAGGAAAACGTAAAGGTGGTCAAGCAGCACCTAAAATATTGGAGGATCATTTCCAAATTAAATCCAAAGAAGATGCAAAAAAAGCGGATGGTTTAAGGTTTGATTTTGTTAATCAAATAACAAAAAAAGTGGAGGTAAGGCGAGTTAAATCTAATACGGTAACTGTTGCAGATCAAGTGGATCGTATTATTGCACATAAATGGTTAGGTATTCCAATTTTTGGTCTGATACTTTGGGCGGTGTTTTATATATCCCAATCGTGGATTGGACCCTTATTGGCAGAATATGTAGAAATGGGTATGGAAGCTTTAACCAATGGCGTAGCAGGCGCATTAGAAGGGGCTGGTACCAATGCCTTTTTAACAGCTCTTATTGTTGATGGTATTATAGGTGGTGTAGGTGCAGTTCTTGGTTTCTTGCCACTAATCATGGTGCTGTTCTTCTTCCTTTCATTATTAGAAGATTGTGGTTATATGGCACGTGTTGCTGTGGTTATGGACAGATTTTTTAAATTGATTGGTCTTTCAGGAAAGTCCATTATTCCTATGGTTGTAGGATATGGTTGTGCCATTCCCGGTGTAATGGCTACAAGAACCATTAAAAGTCAGCGACAAAAAAGAATGACAGCCATGTTAACACCTTTTGTGCCTTGTGGTGCTAAGGTACCTATTATCGCATTATTTGTTGCAGTATTCTTTCCTCAATCACCATGGATGGCACCTGTTACTTATTTTGTAGCCATCTTATTAATTATTCTAGTTGGTTTACTGGCTAAGCGTATAACGAAGGCAGATACAGAAGTCAATTATTTTATGATTGAGTTACCAGAATATCGTTTACCAAGTTTTAAACGAGCGATTTTATCCATGTTTGACCGAGCGAAAGGCTTTATCATTAAAGCAGGTACCATTATCTTAGTGTGTAATGCAGCCGTATTCATCCTTCAATCTTTCGATTTCAGTTTCAATCTTGTAGGTGAAGAAGGCGTAAGCTCCAGCATGTTGGCCATTATTGCACAACCTGTAGCATTCTTATTCATTCCATTAGGATTTGGTATATGGCAGTTTGCAGCAGCGTCTGTGACGGGCTTCATTGCCAAAGAAAATGTTGTTGCAACCCTTGCTGTGTGTTTCGCATTATTTGGTGATAACGCAGAATCCCTATTGAATACACCAGGCAGTACCAATGTACTGATTGCAACAGGTGGTTTGACAGCGGTCAGTGCACTATCGTATATGTATTTTAACCTGTTTACACCTCCTTGTTTTGCAGCCATTGGAGCCATGAACGCAGAGATGGATTCTAAGAAGTGGTTATGGGCAGCCATTGGGGTACAGTTTGGTGTAGGCTATGTGATTGCACTATTAGTTAATCAGATAGGTACACTTATTGTATATGGTGAACTTGCTGAAGGTTTTGTAGCATCGATCATTATCTTAGCAGCAGTGGTCGTATTGCTCATCACGCTTATTAAACGTCATAAAGATGAAGGAGTAGCAGGCATAAATAGAAGCCGACAACAAAAGGAGATAGCATAA
- the hprK gene encoding HPr(Ser) kinase/phosphatase has translation MYSVELKELVNKMNLKNLTPTVDIEGITITHSDINRPALQLAGFFDYFDSERVQIMGKVEYTYLEKMDETKRKEVICTLFCSKIPCLIMSRELEPFEEMLDAARKSGVPIYQTNKATSYFMAEIIGWLKKKLAPRISIHGVLVDVYGEGVLIMGESGIGKSESALELIKRGHRLVADDVVEIKKISEDTLLGSSPDIIRHFIELRGIGIIDVKTLFGVESVKKVQDINLVIKLELWNPEKEYDRLGLTEEFIEILGNKVTCHSIPIRPGRNIAVIVESAAINHRQKQMGYNAAEELNNRVMGNLKKRSEERDHAEKNK, from the coding sequence ATGTATTCCGTTGAGTTAAAAGAGCTTGTTAACAAGATGAACTTGAAAAATCTAACACCAACTGTTGATATAGAAGGTATAACCATCACACATTCCGATATCAACCGTCCTGCGTTACAACTAGCTGGGTTTTTTGATTATTTTGATTCAGAGAGAGTACAGATTATGGGGAAGGTCGAATATACGTATCTAGAAAAAATGGACGAGACCAAACGTAAAGAAGTGATATGCACACTCTTTTGTAGTAAAATACCATGTTTGATTATGTCAAGAGAACTAGAACCATTTGAAGAGATGTTGGATGCTGCTCGTAAAAGTGGTGTACCCATATACCAAACCAATAAAGCAACATCTTACTTTATGGCAGAGATTATCGGATGGCTCAAAAAGAAACTTGCTCCCAGAATTTCCATTCATGGTGTTTTAGTGGATGTATATGGTGAAGGTGTGCTCATCATGGGTGAGAGCGGTATAGGAAAGAGTGAATCAGCCCTTGAGCTCATCAAAAGAGGTCATCGATTGGTTGCCGATGATGTTGTGGAGATTAAGAAGATATCAGAGGATACACTACTTGGTTCATCACCGGATATTATTCGACATTTTATTGAACTTCGTGGGATCGGTATTATTGATGTCAAGACGCTCTTTGGTGTTGAATCCGTTAAAAAGGTCCAAGACATTAATTTGGTTATTAAACTGGAACTATGGAACCCTGAGAAAGAATATGACCGTCTGGGACTTACAGAAGAGTTTATTGAGATTCTAGGAAACAAAGTGACTTGTCATTCCATTCCTATTCGACCAGGTCGAAACATTGCTGTCATTGTTGAATCGGCAGCCATTAACCATCGTCAGAAACAGATGGGTTATAATGCAGCTGAAGAACTTAATAACCGCGTGATGGGTAATCTCAAAAAAAGAAGCGAAGAAAGAGATCATGCAGAAAAAAATAAATAA
- a CDS encoding FeoA family protein: MSLSKAKTNKEYTVHQVSGQDDMVKFLFSLGCYEGEKVTIISRVATNYIINIKDSRYGIDEALAKIIQVA; the protein is encoded by the coding sequence ATGAGTTTATCAAAAGCAAAAACCAATAAGGAATACACGGTGCACCAAGTATCCGGTCAAGATGATATGGTAAAATTTTTATTTTCTCTTGGTTGTTACGAAGGTGAAAAAGTAACCATCATATCTAGGGTTGCGACAAATTATATTATCAATATTAAGGATAGCCGATATGGTATTGATGAAGCACTAGCAAAAATCATTCAAGTGGCATAG
- a CDS encoding ROK family protein, whose amino-acid sequence MYNIGIDLGGTNIAAAIVAEDGTIIRKGSTPTMNERQQEAIIKDMAMLAIKLVEDEAGISMDDIHSIGVGSPGTPDPVNGMIVYANNLNFHNTPIRDEMQKYINKPIFVGNDANVAALGEYECGSGSSYNDLVAITLGTGVGSGVIINGTIIDGSFYGGAELGHVSINFNGIVCTCGRKGCWEQYSSASALIRDAKEAAKNNPESKLNELVHGDLTKMNAKIPFDAAQAGDKTAQEVISQYIKHLAVGLVNVINIFQPEVIVLGGGVSAQGDNLIQPLHKEIINEIYGGEKAFKTKIQVAELGNDAGIIGAAMLYKAYEK is encoded by the coding sequence ATGTATAATATTGGTATTGACCTAGGAGGAACAAACATTGCAGCGGCTATTGTAGCTGAGGATGGTACAATCATAAGAAAAGGTTCTACACCTACGATGAATGAACGCCAGCAAGAAGCCATTATTAAAGATATGGCTATGTTGGCCATAAAGCTTGTTGAGGATGAAGCCGGTATATCCATGGACGACATTCATTCCATTGGTGTAGGAAGTCCTGGAACACCCGACCCGGTTAATGGTATGATTGTTTATGCCAATAACCTGAATTTCCATAACACCCCTATTCGTGATGAGATGCAAAAGTATATCAATAAACCTATATTCGTTGGTAATGATGCTAATGTAGCGGCACTGGGTGAGTATGAGTGTGGTTCTGGTTCATCCTATAATGATTTAGTGGCCATCACATTAGGTACAGGCGTAGGCAGCGGTGTCATTATAAATGGTACCATCATTGATGGTAGTTTTTATGGTGGTGCTGAATTGGGACATGTTTCCATTAATTTTAATGGCATTGTATGTACTTGTGGACGAAAAGGCTGCTGGGAACAATATTCATCTGCTTCGGCATTAATCAGAGATGCCAAAGAAGCAGCTAAAAACAATCCAGAATCAAAACTGAATGAGCTTGTTCATGGGGACTTAACCAAGATGAATGCTAAGATACCTTTTGATGCAGCCCAAGCAGGTGACAAGACGGCTCAAGAAGTTATTAGCCAATACATTAAGCACTTAGCAGTAGGTCTTGTGAATGTCATTAACATTTTCCAACCAGAAGTCATTGTTCTTGGCGGGGGCGTGTCAGCTCAAGGTGATAACCTGATTCAACCCCTTCACAAAGAGATTATTAATGAAATCTATGGTGGTGAAAAAGCTTTTAAAACAAAAATACAAGTAGCTGAGCTGGGAAATGATGCTGGTATCATTGGTGCTGCTATGTTATATAAAGCATACGAAAAGTAA
- the uvrC gene encoding excinuclease ABC subunit UvrC, translating to MFDIEENLKNLPMQPGVYLMKDMYDNIIYVGKAIKLRNRVRQYFRKSTNHSNKIRKMVTMIKSFEYIVTDSELEALILECNLIKKHRPKYNTLLKDDKAYPYIKVTVDEMYPRIIYSRELKKDKAKYFGPYTNATGAKETIEVITKIWKIRTCNRRLPKDIGKERPCLNYHIKQCHGPCQGYISREDYGAHIHEIIEFLGGKYDKVIGILEEKMKQASEDMDFEKAAEYRDQLMSVKSIAGKQKIINASMEDQDVIAFAKSQDEALVQVYFIRHGKLIGREHFHLDGVEDLHRQEVMTTFVKQFYSGTPYIPKEIILQEEIDEANIINAWLDNKRGQKVYIKVPRKGEKHKLVELAAQNALLTFQQFGERMKREDRRTKGAVQELIDLICLDDDVTRIEAYDISNIHGFEAVGSMVVFEEGKPKRSDYRKFRIKSVKGPNDYKSMEEVLTRRFTHALEEQKEMLLKKQDVSLGKFTRLPDLILMDGGKGQVNIALKVLDTLGLRIPVCGMVKDDKHRTRGLYYQNVEFNMDTHSEGFKLMTRIQDEAHRFAIEYHRKLRSKQQIQSILDDIEGIGPKRRVTLIKHFGSVEKIRQAELSDLEAVVGISQRVANTVYHFFRDEDKSSSKANKD from the coding sequence ATGTTTGATATTGAAGAGAATCTGAAGAATCTGCCCATGCAACCAGGTGTTTATCTTATGAAGGATATGTACGATAATATTATTTATGTAGGTAAAGCCATTAAGCTTAGGAATCGTGTAAGGCAGTATTTTCGAAAATCGACCAATCATTCCAACAAAATAAGAAAGATGGTAACCATGATCAAGTCCTTCGAGTATATTGTGACGGATTCTGAACTGGAAGCACTGATTCTGGAGTGTAACTTGATTAAGAAACATCGGCCCAAATATAACACCTTGTTAAAAGATGACAAGGCTTATCCCTATATTAAAGTGACTGTTGATGAAATGTATCCACGTATTATTTATTCCAGAGAGCTGAAAAAGGATAAGGCCAAGTATTTTGGACCTTATACCAATGCCACCGGTGCTAAGGAGACCATTGAGGTCATTACGAAAATCTGGAAGATAAGAACATGTAATCGTAGGCTGCCAAAAGATATTGGGAAAGAGCGACCTTGTTTGAATTATCATATTAAACAGTGCCATGGGCCTTGTCAGGGGTATATCAGCCGAGAGGATTACGGCGCACATATCCATGAAATCATTGAATTCTTAGGTGGAAAGTACGATAAAGTCATCGGTATATTAGAAGAGAAGATGAAGCAGGCTTCAGAGGATATGGATTTTGAGAAGGCTGCAGAATATAGAGACCAATTAATGAGTGTTAAAAGTATTGCTGGCAAGCAAAAAATCATCAATGCTTCCATGGAAGACCAAGACGTTATTGCATTTGCCAAGTCTCAAGATGAGGCCTTGGTTCAAGTCTATTTTATCCGTCATGGTAAGCTCATTGGACGAGAACATTTTCATCTGGATGGTGTGGAAGATTTACATAGACAAGAAGTCATGACAACGTTTGTGAAACAGTTCTATTCGGGAACCCCTTATATTCCCAAAGAAATTATTCTCCAAGAAGAAATAGATGAAGCCAATATCATTAATGCCTGGCTGGATAACAAACGAGGTCAAAAAGTCTATATAAAAGTGCCAAGAAAAGGTGAAAAACATAAGCTGGTGGAGTTAGCTGCACAGAATGCTTTACTGACCTTCCAGCAGTTTGGTGAGAGAATGAAACGAGAAGACCGAAGGACCAAAGGTGCCGTACAAGAGCTCATTGATTTAATTTGCTTAGACGATGACGTTACGCGTATTGAAGCCTATGATATTTCTAACATTCACGGATTTGAAGCAGTGGGTTCCATGGTTGTTTTTGAAGAAGGAAAACCTAAACGCAGTGATTACCGAAAGTTCCGTATTAAATCCGTAAAAGGACCTAACGATTATAAGAGCATGGAGGAAGTCCTTACCCGTAGATTTACCCATGCCTTAGAAGAACAAAAAGAAATGCTTCTTAAGAAACAAGATGTAAGTTTAGGCAAGTTTACACGACTGCCTGACTTAATATTAATGGATGGTGGAAAAGGCCAAGTCAACATTGCCTTAAAAGTATTGGATACTTTAGGTCTTCGGATTCCTGTATGCGGCATGGTAAAAGATGATAAACATCGGACAAGGGGACTGTATTATCAGAATGTGGAATTTAACATGGACACCCATTCAGAAGGCTTCAAATTAATGACCAGAATTCAAGATGAAGCTCACCGCTTTGCCATTGAATACCATCGAAAACTCCGAAGTAAGCAGCAAATACAATCCATATTGGATGATATTGAAGGGATTGGACCAAAGAGACGTGTTACGTTAATCAAGCATTTTGGCTCAGTCGAAAAAATAAGACAAGCTGAGCTCAGTGATCTAGAAGCAGTGGTGGGTATCAGTCAGCGGGTAGCCAATACCGTTTACCATTTTTTTAGAGATGAAGATAAAAGCAGTTCAAAAGCAAATAAGGATTAA